The proteins below are encoded in one region of Bacillus vallismortis:
- a CDS encoding DUF1653 domain-containing protein, with protein MDTYEVFGCRFRHYKGGLYKVIGEVTHTETEEKLVTYEDLDGILWARPKEMFFGTVVIDGKEIKRFTKIN; from the coding sequence ATGGATACATACGAAGTATTTGGTTGCCGGTTTAGACATTATAAAGGTGGTCTATATAAGGTTATTGGAGAGGTAACTCATACTGAGACAGAAGAAAAGCTTGTTACATATGAAGACTTGGATGGCATTCTGTGGGCAAGACCTAAAGAGATGTTTTTTGGAACAGTTGTTATTGATGGAAAAGAGATTAAGAGATTCACAAAAATAA
- a CDS encoding DNA-methyltransferase has protein sequence MGKEVLGSLELNRAYQMDCLEGMSLIPDGSIDMILCDLPYGTTANKWDIAIPFEPLWEQYERVIKENGVIALFGSEPFSTKLRSSNFSLYRYDWYWEKSKAGLYQHAKNRPMKAIETISIFSKAKWGHKSQVKNRMPYFPQGVVSSGEKVVTKNYNAGGTVGERPNQIGRKYESFTGFPNDVLKYKNVTGKQAIHSTQKPVDLCEFLIKSYTIEEEVVLDNCLGSGTTAVACELNNRKWIGFETESKYIEIINKRLEQIQLEDDLADYEKCFHTNIPLLG, from the coding sequence ATGGGGAAAGAAGTATTAGGGAGTCTCGAATTAAACAGAGCCTATCAGATGGATTGCTTAGAGGGAATGAGTTTAATTCCAGACGGCAGTATAGACATGATTTTGTGTGACTTACCTTATGGTACAACAGCAAATAAGTGGGATATAGCTATTCCTTTTGAGCCTTTATGGGAGCAGTATGAAAGAGTTATTAAAGAGAACGGTGTGATTGCACTGTTTGGTAGTGAGCCTTTTAGTACAAAGTTAAGGAGTAGTAACTTCAGTTTGTACCGTTACGACTGGTATTGGGAAAAAAGCAAAGCAGGACTATACCAGCACGCCAAGAACAGGCCAATGAAGGCTATAGAGACAATTAGTATTTTTAGTAAAGCTAAATGGGGACATAAGTCACAAGTGAAAAATCGAATGCCTTATTTTCCGCAAGGTGTAGTAAGTTCGGGAGAGAAAGTCGTTACAAAAAACTATAACGCAGGAGGGACTGTAGGAGAAAGACCTAATCAGATCGGAAGGAAATACGAATCATTTACAGGGTTTCCTAATGATGTACTTAAATACAAGAACGTTACTGGTAAACAAGCTATTCACTCAACGCAAAAGCCTGTTGATTTATGTGAATTTTTAATTAAGTCATACACTATTGAAGAAGAGGTTGTCTTAGATAATTGCTTAGGTAGTGGTACAACAGCAGTTGCTTGTGAGTTAAATAATCGTAAATGGATTGGCTTTGAAACTGAATCCAAATACATAGAGATAATCAATAAGCGTTTAGAACAAATTCAATTAGAAGATGATTTAGCGGATTACGAGAAGTGTTTCCACACTAATATTCCCTTATTAGGGTAG